One segment of Castanea sativa cultivar Marrone di Chiusa Pesio chromosome 3, ASM4071231v1 DNA contains the following:
- the LOC142629557 gene encoding putative methyltransferase At1g29790, with amino-acid sequence MGRLCFRKCRVGRIMGSLQIVLGGLVIIVSLLSLIRFYSAGFFTRNEDICSQFFGQNDAYDGFDIKALSDRVGEVLARMESLQEKLELKVKEMEKHKEVLDRNNITRLEYKKYLEEEVIRPLYGAHIALRQIRLPRVEGIRNSTMKEEPLINTFVIEEIRKYITPKENRTGKINIYGTHRIHNTIGHACVLYKKELEEYMGYDIGSYCNDDWNLAQKLMVNGCDPLPRRRCLTRASKVYQKPYPINESLWRLPDGRNVRWSNYQCRNFECLSSKNPKRGYSKCVGCFEMEKEKLKWVTNSSLPVDLPINDVLTIKPGEIRIGLDFGVGTGTFAARMREHNVTIVSTALNLGAPFNEMIALRGLIPLYVTLNQRLPFFDNTMDLIHTSGFMDGWIDLLLLDFILYDWDRVLRPGGLLWIDRFFCNRKDLDDYMYMFLQFRYKKHKWAIAPKSKDEVYLSALLEKPSRAI; translated from the coding sequence atGGGGAGGTTATGCTTTCGAAAATGTAGGGTGGGCAGAATAATGGGTTCACTTCAGATTGTATTGGGAGGGCTTGTTATAATAGTAAGCTTGTTAAGTCTCATAAGGTTCTACTCAGCCGGATTTTTCACTCGCAATGAAGATATATGCAGCCAATTCTTTGGTCAGAACGATGCTTATGATGGTTTTGACATAAAAGCATTGTCTGATCGAGTTGGAGAAGTACTAGCTAGGATGGAAAGCTTGCAAGAAAAACTTGAGTTGAAAGTTAAAGAAATGGAGAAACACAAAGAAGTCTTGGATAGAAATAATATCACAAGATTGGAGTATAAGAAGTATTTGGAAGAGGAGGTAATTAGGCCCCTTTATGGCGCCCACATTGCTCTTAGACAGATTCGGCTACCTAGGGTTGAAGGGATTAGGAACTCAACAATGAAGGAGGAGCCTTTGATTAACACTTTTGTGATTGAGGAAATTAGGAAGTACATAACCCCAAAAGAGAATAGGACAGGGAAGATTAATATATATGGGACACACAGGATACACAACACAATTGGGCATGCATGTGTGTTATATAAGAAAGAATTGGAAGAGTATATGGGTTATGACATTGGCTCTTATTGTAATGATGACTGGAACCTAGCTCAGAAGCTTATGGTTAATGGTTGTGATCCTTTGCCCCGAAGACGGTGCTTGACAAGGGCCTCCAAGGTTTACCAGAAGCCATATCCAATCAATGAATCTCTATGGAGATTACCGGATGGCAGAAATGTAAGGTGGAGCAATTACCAATGCAGGAACTTTGAATGCTTATCGAGCAAGAATCCTAAGCGAGGTTATTCTAAGTGTGTAGGGTGTTTTGAGATGgagaaagaaaagttaaaatggGTGACTAATAGCTCACTTCCTGTGGATTTACCGATAAATGATGTTTTGACAATTAAGCCTGGTGAGATAAGGATAGGTCTGGACTTTGGTGTTGGTACAGGGACTTTTGCTGCAAGAATGAGAGAACATAATGTTACAATTGTCTCAACTGCTTTGAACCTTGGGGCTCCTTTCAATGAGATGATTGCACTAAGAGGTTTGATCCCTCTGTATGTGACATTGAATCAACGCCTTCCATTCTTTGATAACACTATGGATTTAATTCATACATCTGGGTTTATGGATGGCTGGATTGACCTGCTGCTGCTggattttattttgtatgatTGGGATCGGGTTTTACGGCCGGGAGGATTGCTATGGATTGACCGGTTCTTTTGCAATAGAAAAGATCTGGATGACTATATGTACATGTTTCTGCAGTTCAGATACAAGAAGCACAAGTGGGCTATTGCTCCTAAATCAAAGGATGAGGTCTATCTCTCTGCATTATTAGAGAAACCTTCAAGAGCTATATAA